The sequence TCCCTGTGTCCGCTTATCTAAGGAAATCACATGAAACAAGATGTTCACCCAGAATACCACGCAGTGCAAGTGACTTGCTCTTGCGGTAACGCTTTTGAAACCAAATCAACCATGGCTAAAGAAACCTTTAGCATTGAGGTTTGTTCAGAATGTCACCCATTCTACACTGGCAAACAAAAAATCGTTGACAGTGCCGGTCGCGTTGATAAATTCCAACAAAAATTTGGCAATATGTTCAAACGCTAATCAGCCCAGAACACAGAAAAGACAGCTTAGGCTGTCTTTTTTTATTGCTGTTTTTGCCTAAATAGGGGTGTATTTTGGTACACTGAGGCATTAACGGCACACTTATTGGCGTATGTTTACTTATAAATCTCCTCTGGACGCAGATCAGGCAAGGCCTACGGAAAAGCCTTGGGTACTGCTGTTGCTGTGTTTTGTTTGGCTTTGGCCGGGTATTTTTTCCCATGACCTGTGGAAGCCGCACGAGCCTTACATCTACGAGGCGATAAAAGACATGCTGGCCAATGGCTCGGTGGTTGCGCCCAATGTCCATGGGTTTTGGTATTTAGAAACGCCGCCTTTATACTTATGGGTGGGGGCATTGTTTCAACGGCTGTTCTCGCCGTGGTTGTTACATAGCTATGACGCCACACGCTTGGCCACGCCCTTTTTTATGGTGCTGGCGCTGACCTTTGCGGGCATGGCGGGTAGGGCACTCCTGGGTCGGCGCCATGGCCGCAGCGTGGTGCTGATATTGATCGGCTGCGCCGGCATGATGATGACCGGCCACTCGATGGACAGTATGGCGGCCACCTTTATGGGCTACGCCATGGGTTTTTATGCCTTCAGTACAGTGCAAACCCGTCCTGCGTTGTC comes from Neisseriaceae bacterium CLB008 and encodes:
- the rpmE gene encoding 50S ribosomal protein L31; amino-acid sequence: MKQDVHPEYHAVQVTCSCGNAFETKSTMAKETFSIEVCSECHPFYTGKQKIVDSAGRVDKFQQKFGNMFKR